Proteins from one Primulina huaijiensis isolate GDHJ02 chromosome 18, ASM1229523v2, whole genome shotgun sequence genomic window:
- the LOC140964515 gene encoding large ribosomal subunit protein uL24z-like, whose amino-acid sequence MKFNPRVSSSRRKSRKAHFSAPSSVRRVIMSAPLSGDLRTKHSVRSMPVRKDDEVQVVRGTYKGREGKVVQVYRKKWVIHVERITREKVNGSTVNVGIHPSKVVITKLRIDKDRKSLLDRKAKGRAAADKDKGTKFTAEDIMQTID is encoded by the coding sequence ATGAAATTCAATCCCCGAGTGTCCTCATCGCGGCGCAAGAGCCGAAAGGCTCACTTCTCGGCGCCTTCCAGCGTTCGCCGTGTTATAATGAGCGCGCCGCTCTCTGGTGACCTCAGAACCAAGCACAGCGTCCGGTCCATGCCTGTCCGAAAGGATGACGAAGTTCAGGTTGTACGTGGAACCTACAAGGGTCGCGAGGGAAAAGTAGTCCAGGTCTACCGTAAGAAATGGGTCATCCACGTGGAGCGGATCACCCGAGAGAAGGTAAACGGATCCACGGTCAACGTCGGCATTCACCCTTCGAAGGTTGTTATCACCAAGCTTCGCATAGATAAAGACCGTAAGTCGCTCTTAGATCGCAAGGCGAAGGGACGCGCCGCCGCAGATAAGGATAAGGGCACTAAGTTCACGGCTGAGGATATTATGCAAACCATCGATTGA
- the LOC140963745 gene encoding BTB/POZ domain-containing protein At3g49900-like: MEAGLNGWNELGIVGTIYEEEDEDAASTVPSQESIPSPLLHVSTQKPCSSFGRVNQHPDVVIHVQDSCFRLHKQVLILRSGYLKRQLTKLTEITLNPPLNITSETFALIMDFFNGSYIAITPFNVAALRTAAELLEMTEVCGPRDENLHQKTEAYFCRAVAVNKEYASIVLRSCFPLLPEAETTAALVSRCIEALSLIGEGECLDDVMSLRVEDLQLILESMSQRLTESHDLLYTIIDLYMKDKDRTISEDQKTRMCNYIDCSILSHRILMHAVQNPRMPLRFVVQAMFVEQLNTRRSILSNQSDKNHQPKDPVTLGAILKRDAALRQATQLKNVMTTTNSRIQSLEKELSGMRKLLSDVENTNIINSGRSASFRFSSEGNKVDRGQIGSISASSVRNIGNRIGAEGSSSSEESSEGARSVEKNLGRRLMHGLKSAFRLQSLVSKKKRDTKGSPNVENSGKGVNGNDEIVIIRKDQAFHRRSRSNSSM; encoded by the exons ATGGAAGCGGGGTTGAATGGTTGGAATGAACTGGGAATTGTGGGAactatatatgaagaagaagatgaagatgcAGCTTCTACTGTTCCTTCCCAGGAATCAATCCCTTCGCCTCTTCTACATGTTTCTACCCAGAAACCctgcag TTCATTCGGAAGGGTGAATCAGCATCCGGATGTAGTTATACATGTCCAGGATTCTTGTTTCCGCCTCCACAAG CAAGTCTTGATACTGCGGAGTGGCTACTTGAAACGGCAGCTCACCAAATTGACGGAAATAACCCTCAACCCGCCGTTGAACATAACGTCCGAAACCTTCGCCTTGATAATGGACTTCTTTAACGGATCTTACATTGCCATAACGCCGTTCAACGTCGCCGCACTCCGTACTGCCGCGGAGTTGCTGGAGATGACGGAGGTTTGTGGCCCGAGGGACGAGAATTTGCATCAGAAAACGGAAGCCTATTTCTGCCGTGCTGTTGCCGTTAACAAGGAGTACGCGTCCATTGTGTTGCGGTCATGCTTTCCGCTGCTTCCGGAGGCGGAGACTACGGCGGCTCTTGTCAGCAGATGCATCGAGGCGTTGAGTTTGATCGGTGAAGGGGAGTGTTTGGACGACGTCATGAGCTTGCGTGTTGAGGATTTGCAGTTGATTTTGGAGTCCATGAGTCAACGCTTGACTGAGAGTCACGATCTTCTTTACACAATCATTGATCTTTATATGAAG GACAAGGATAGAACTATATCGGAGGACCAGAAAACCCGAATGTGCAACTACATAGACTGCAGCATCTTATCCCACCGAATCCTCATGCACGCAGTCCAGAATCCCAGAATGCCCCTCAGATTCGTCGTCCAGGCCATGTTCGTCGAGCAGCTGAACACTCGGCGTTCCATCTTGTCCAACCAATCCGACAAAAATCACCAACCGAAAGACCCAGTCACACTCGGTGCCATACTTAAGCGCGATGCGGCACTCCGCCAAGCGACTCAGCTCAAGAACGTAATGACCACGACAAATTCGAGAATCCAGTCGTTGGAGAAAGAGCTGAGTGGCATGAGGAAACTGTTGAGTGATGTGGAGAATACGAATATTATTAACTCCGGTCGGTCTGCAAGCTTTCGTTTCAGCTCGGAGGGAAACAAGGTGGATAGGGGACAGATTGGTTCAATTTCTGCTTCAAGTGTCCGAAATATCGGGAATAGAATCGGGGCAGAAGGCTCTTCTTCATCAGAGGAGTCGTCTGAGGGTGCTCGAAGTGTTGAAAAGAATCTGGGTCGGAGATTAATGCATGGATTGAAGAGTGCGTTTCGGTTACAAAGTTTGGTTTCAAAGAAGAAGCGTGACACTAAAGGATCTCCGAATGTTGAAAATTCAGGTAAGGGAGTTAATGGAAATGACGAAATTGTTATCATAAGAAAGGATCAAGCTTTTCACAGGCGTTCTCGTTCCAATTCTTCGATGTAA
- the LOC140964948 gene encoding uncharacterized protein gives MGNSRRSSSSGEEDGDAEWRAAIDSVAAVATFSKPKSRSVLTSFDRLGTYEDEEHGIRKPQKIKHYQLKARKLLDEILDKTLEVVPYTNHNTLDKTSTPNDGGVRLFKHAPPGIVFDHIDELHGPKKKPKILPGEELSEKSKKFKKQLQSVVVDGADIVIASRVACQKSLAKFEAREAAAKAAAEREEERVAELKRIRGERWLPSVARDMRVNPQNGR, from the exons ATGGGCAACAGTCGGAGAAGCAGCAGCAGTGGAGAGGAAGACGGAGACGCCGAGTGGAGGGCCGCCATAGATTCTGTAGCTGCCGTCGCCACCTTTAGCAAACCAAAATCCCGCAGTGTTCTTACATCCTTCGACCGCCTAGGGACTTATGAAGACGAAGAACATGGAATTCGCAAGCCCCAAAAGATCAAACACTACCAACTAAAG GCGCGAAAGTTACTGGATGAGATATTAGATAAGACTCTGGAAGTGGTGCcatatacaaatcataatacTCTGGACAAAACTTCCACTCCGAATGATGGTGGAGTTCGGCTTTTTAAACACGCTCCTCCTGGGATAGTTTTTGATCACATAG ATGAGCTTCATGGAcccaaaaaaaaaccaaaaattctcCCCGGAGAAGAGCTCAGTGAAAAATCAAAGAAG TTCAAGAAACAACTTCAATCGGTTGTTGTCGATGGGGCTGATATTGTTATCGCATCAAGGGTTGCATGCCAGAAGTCTTTGGCTAAATTTGAAGCTAGAGAAGCAGCAGCTAAGGCAGCCGCAGAAAGAGAGGAAGAACGGGTAGCAGAGCTGAAAAGGATTAGAGGAGAAAGATGGCTTCCTTCAGTAGCGAGGGATATGAGAGTGAACCCCCAAAATGGGAGATAA
- the LOC140964571 gene encoding uncharacterized protein, with the protein MLSTFPAMFENMFPVFEPGLFPWGSNDPEPPFVFHTHDPVVVVTPPPSSQEPAISDSRSLKHSKVQTTPDSGSPEPNLNTSKNSSSGSDIDERKHKRMISNRESAQRSRMRKQKHLDNLRSQVYKLKVANRKTMNRLSLAVQQNQLVRQENEYIQSESAMLRQRLWDMRQVLLVRQLQQNLNLSAWPCNNFTSINGGQLSTSTL; encoded by the coding sequence ATGTTATCTACATTCCCCGCCATGTTCGAAAACATGTTCCCGGTTTTCGAACCCGGTTTATTTCCTTGGGGTTCGAATGATCCAGAACCGCCATTTGTCTTTCACACACACGACCCAGTTGTGGTCGTCACCCCACCACCGTCTTCCCAGGAACCGGCGATTTCCGACTCCCGTTCGTTAAAGCACAGCAAAGTCCAGACCACCCCGGATTCTGGCTCTCCCGAACCGAATCTAAACACTTCTAAAAACTCGAGCTCTGGCTCGGACATAGATGAGCGAAAGCATAAACGCATGATATCGAACCGAGAGTCAGCCCAGCGGTCCCGTATGCGAAAACAAAAACACTTGGATAACCTGAGGAGCCAAGTGTACAAGCTTAAAGTCGCGAACCGGAAAACCATGAACCGACTGAGTTTAGCTGTGCAACAGAACCAATTGGTCCGCCAGGAGAACGAATACATCCAGTCCGAATCGGCGATGCTCCGCCAAAGACTGTGGGACATGCGGCAAGTACTGCTCGTCCGTCAGCTTCAGCAGAACCTGAATCTGTCTGCATGGCCTTGCAATAACTTCACGTCCATTAATGGAGGACAATTGAGCACCAGTActctttaa
- the LOC140964958 gene encoding uncharacterized protein, with protein sequence MCPQNMWERLTEGLWIKSMSPFDHKLLDIRMAGSYSESIQVSLAEEFFLYRVIFLVLGILIMVLASWLSESLIFYYSGAMANRRFLVALMVLFQGMKLLPTGPKSSFAIILYSCFLCI encoded by the exons ATGTGCCCTCAAAACATGTGGGAAAGGCTTACCGAGGGATTATGGATTAAATCGATGTCCCCTTTTGATCACAAGCTCTTAGATATAAGGATGGCCGGGTCTTATTCAGAAAGCATTCAGGTCTCTCTAGCTGAAG AATTTTTCTTGTACCGTGTAATATTCCTGGTTTTGGGGATATTGATTATGGTTCTTGCTTCCTGGCTAAGCGAATCTTTAATTTTCTACTATAGTGGTGCCATGGCCAATAGGAGGTTTCTTGTGGCATTAATGGTCCTTTTCCAG GGTATGAAGCTTCTTCCCACTGGTCCGAAGAGTTCATTTGCAATTATTCTATACTCATGCTTTTTATGTATatga